One part of the Perognathus longimembris pacificus isolate PPM17 chromosome 10, ASM2315922v1, whole genome shotgun sequence genome encodes these proteins:
- the Trh gene encoding thyrotropin releasing hormone produces the protein MPCPAWLLALALIGTLTAAPGGRAQPEAPPEDAALAAEHPGLDDLQRQAERLLLLREDLQRLRGDLGELSKSLVLRRLDWLSKRQHPGKRAEEAEEGVEEPEEEEEEGGAAGPHKRQHPGRRQDEAAWSGITTQQKRQHPGRRSPWLQYAVTKRQHPGRRLVDPKVQRSWEEEGEEEGGEGALMPEKRQHPGRRALGGPCGPRDACGPAGLLLGLLDDLSRDQGAEEKPQPPTRWAGWVQEPLEE, from the exons ATGCCGTGCCCTGCGTGGCTGCTCGCCCTGGCCTTGATCGGGACCCTGACGGCTGCCCCGGGCGGCCGCGCCCAGCCCGAGGCGCCCCCGGAAGACGCGGCCCTGGCGGCGGAGCACCCCGGCCTGGACGACCTGCAGCGCCAGGCGgagcgcctcctcctcctccgggaaGACCTCCAGAGGCTGCGCGGGGACCTGGGCGAGCTCTCCA AGTCCTTGGTCCTTCGCAGACTCGACTGGCTCTCCAAGCGTCAGCATCCAGGCAAAAGGGCCGAGGAGGCAGAAGAGGGCGTTGAagagccggaggaggaggaggaggaagggggagctgCGGGGCCCCACAAACGGCAGCACCCCGGCCGCCGGCAGGACGAGGCCGCCTGGTCGGGCATCACCACCCAGCAGAAGCGGCAGCACCCGGGCCGCCGCTCCCCTTGGCTCCAATACGCTGTCACCAAGAGGCAGCACCCGGGCCGACGGCTGGTGGACCCCAAGGTCCAAAGGAgctgggaagaagagggagaggaagaagggggagaaggggcaCTGATGCCGGAGAAGCGTCAGCACCCCGGCAGGAGGGCCCTGGGAGGCCCTTGTGGGCCCCGGGACGCCTGCGGTCCGGCCGGCCTCCTGCTGGGGCTCCTGGATGACCTGAGCAGGGACCAAGGGGCCGAGGAGAAGCCGCAGCCTCCCACGCGGTGGGCGGGCTGGGTCCAGGAGCCCCTGGAGGAGTGA